The Nocardioides humi genome includes a region encoding these proteins:
- a CDS encoding Zn-ribbon domain-containing OB-fold protein produces the protein MTAEPTFGLPDCAPPDAEHDPFWRSLSDGRLTLPFCRDCGRARWYLLPTCQQCGSEASALWRDLPGTGALYSWTRLPRPFVPADGPVVVGLVECDGAPGVRLVAPLAVTVPRIGMRLVLRPVRRDPHTLPVFESERSR, from the coding sequence ATGACGGCCGAGCCGACCTTCGGCCTGCCGGACTGCGCTCCGCCCGACGCCGAGCACGACCCGTTCTGGAGGTCGCTGTCGGACGGCCGACTGACGCTGCCGTTCTGCCGCGACTGCGGCCGGGCCCGGTGGTACCTCCTGCCGACGTGCCAGCAGTGCGGCAGCGAGGCGTCGGCCCTCTGGCGCGACCTGCCGGGGACCGGCGCGCTGTACTCCTGGACCCGGCTGCCCCGTCCCTTCGTGCCGGCCGACGGCCCGGTCGTCGTGGGCCTGGTCGAGTGCGACGGCGCCCCCGGCGTACGCCTGGTCGCCCCGCTGGCGGTCACCGTCCCGCGGATCGGGATGCGGCTGGTCCTGCGGCCGGTGCGCCGCGACCCCCACACGCTGCCTGTCTTCGAGAGCGAGAGGAGCCGCTGA
- a CDS encoding LLM class flavin-dependent oxidoreductase, with product MVQVGVLYQGIAGMRPSAAGRWVEELGYDSVWVGDHVLFYVDGLTTAMALGSGTERITVGNAILLVPLRDPALLARALVSIQSEMPGRYVLGAGAGGDVPAEFEVTGRSLAGRGRRMEETLANVREAFAGTILGEEFDAAGTTCPPFWFGGRTPRAAARAATIGDGFIPYLVTPAHYADLLEQVGSARAAGPRAERPWTRGLDVMVSVGTTGEQAWRDAEAYRAYGLDDDQLRRHTVLGTLDDVAAGLRRFVEVGAEHLILHVTAPADRKTEQIELLASILDTIRQPGRAPDQEGNNDEH from the coding sequence ATGGTCCAGGTCGGAGTGCTCTACCAGGGCATCGCTGGAATGCGGCCGAGCGCCGCCGGACGCTGGGTCGAGGAGCTCGGCTACGACTCGGTCTGGGTCGGCGACCACGTGCTGTTCTACGTGGACGGCCTGACGACCGCGATGGCGCTGGGCTCGGGGACCGAGCGGATCACGGTGGGCAACGCGATCCTGCTGGTGCCGTTGCGCGACCCTGCCCTGCTGGCTCGCGCGCTGGTCTCGATCCAGTCCGAGATGCCCGGCCGCTACGTCCTCGGCGCCGGCGCGGGCGGCGACGTACCGGCCGAGTTCGAGGTCACCGGCAGGTCGCTCGCCGGCCGTGGGCGCCGGATGGAGGAGACGCTGGCGAATGTCCGCGAGGCGTTCGCCGGCACCATCCTCGGCGAGGAGTTCGACGCGGCCGGGACCACCTGCCCGCCGTTCTGGTTCGGCGGCCGCACACCCCGCGCGGCGGCCCGCGCCGCCACGATCGGGGACGGCTTCATCCCCTATCTCGTCACGCCGGCGCACTACGCCGACCTGCTCGAGCAGGTCGGCAGCGCCCGCGCGGCGGGGCCCCGGGCCGAGCGTCCCTGGACCCGCGGCCTCGACGTCATGGTGTCCGTCGGCACGACGGGCGAGCAGGCCTGGCGGGACGCCGAGGCGTACCGGGCCTACGGCCTGGACGACGACCAGCTGCGCCGGCACACCGTCCTCGGCACCCTCGACGACGTCGCGGCGGGTCTGCGCCGGTTCGTCGAGGTCGGCGCCGAGCATCTCATCCTGCACGTCACCGCACCCGCGGACCGCAAGACCGAGCAGATCGAGCTGCTCGCCTCGATCCTCGACACCATCCGCCAGCCCGGCCGCGCGCCGGACCAGGAGGGGAACAACGATGAGCACTGA
- a CDS encoding TetR/AcrR family transcriptional regulator, with protein MSTELPSNPVTSRLGSGTRAFRTVRQLAEAAVEVFEESGFHLAQVGDIAERAGVSRATFYNYFASKEELLRYLVLEAFPALLATRETTDETPWQRVRSSTDAYLRAYEQHATLMHVWSEAAARNDEMAGLLRDMRGPFLARTERSIRRLQEQGLASSALDATYAAHALTGMVSNFAYTWFVEGVAYERDRAVETLTTLWACSLGIEKEPDDLP; from the coding sequence ATGAGCACTGAACTGCCCAGCAACCCGGTCACCTCGCGCCTGGGCTCGGGGACCCGCGCGTTCCGCACGGTCCGGCAGCTCGCGGAGGCGGCCGTGGAGGTGTTCGAGGAGTCCGGCTTCCATCTCGCCCAGGTGGGCGACATCGCCGAGCGGGCGGGCGTGTCCCGCGCGACCTTCTACAACTACTTCGCGTCCAAGGAGGAGCTGCTGCGCTACCTGGTCCTCGAGGCGTTCCCCGCCCTGCTCGCCACCCGGGAGACCACCGACGAGACGCCCTGGCAGCGGGTCAGGTCCAGCACCGACGCCTACCTGCGTGCCTACGAGCAGCACGCCACGCTGATGCACGTGTGGAGCGAGGCCGCCGCCCGCAACGACGAGATGGCCGGCCTGCTGCGCGACATGCGCGGGCCGTTCCTCGCCCGCACCGAGCGCAGCATCCGGCGGCTCCAGGAGCAGGGGCTCGCATCGAGCGCGCTCGACGCGACGTACGCCGCCCACGCGCTGACCGGCATGGTCAGCAACTTCGCCTACACCTGGTTCGTCGAGGGCGTCGCCTACGAGCGGGACCGCGCGGTCGAGACGCTGACCACGCTGTGGGCCTGCTCCCTCGGCATCGAGAAGGAGCCCGATGACCTCCCCTGA
- a CDS encoding Zn-ribbon domain-containing OB-fold protein, with protein sequence MTSPDLDLEPGIDPDAWRGRRCRRCATVAYGAAGTCPRCLADDAEVLELSLAGVVWTTTVQRFAPKSPPYVPPADGFRPFAVVYVELPEGLRVEGVVPPSAGGERRVAIGDRVRLVATGPVPTFEPEERSR encoded by the coding sequence ATGACCTCCCCTGACCTCGACCTCGAGCCGGGCATCGACCCGGACGCGTGGCGCGGGCGCCGGTGTCGCCGGTGCGCGACCGTCGCCTACGGCGCCGCCGGGACCTGCCCGCGCTGCCTGGCCGACGACGCCGAGGTGCTGGAGCTGTCCCTCGCGGGGGTGGTCTGGACGACCACGGTCCAGCGCTTCGCCCCGAAGTCGCCGCCCTACGTCCCCCCGGCCGACGGGTTCCGGCCCTTCGCGGTCGTGTACGTCGAGCTGCCCGAGGGCCTCCGCGTCGAGGGCGTCGTCCCGCCGTCGGCGGGCGGGGAGCGCCGGGTCGCGATCGGCGACCGGGTGCGCCTGGTCGCGACCGGGCCGGTGCCCACCTTCGAGCCCGAGGAGCGATCGCGATGA
- a CDS encoding thiolase family protein has product MSEDVYIVGVGLSDFSRNAAFSARARALSAIGDALGDAGVGWAEVGMAYGGSDAAGLADTLVSDLGLTGVAFTNVRNGCATGGSALTSAMLAVRSGAASVALAVGFDEHPPGAFAPEPQEWGLPEAYGAAGLMVTTQFFGAKIARYLHDFDISRDALAAVAEKAYRNGALNPRAWRREPRTAAEILAAPMVNDPLTKLMFCTPGQGGAAVVVADRATAARLGGPSVRIRSVAVRTRPFGSFEVFAPWVPGGELTSVTRDASRAAFEAAGVGAADIDVVQVQDTESGAEIMHLAECGFCDDGEQERLLADGDTEISGRLPVNTDGGCLANGEPIGASGLRQVIEVVEQLRGRCGDRQVPGEPRLGFTHVYGAPGVSACTVLEAVR; this is encoded by the coding sequence ATGAGCGAGGACGTCTACATCGTCGGCGTCGGCCTGTCGGACTTCAGCCGGAACGCCGCGTTCAGCGCCAGGGCGCGGGCGCTGAGCGCCATCGGCGACGCCCTCGGCGACGCCGGCGTCGGCTGGGCCGAGGTGGGCATGGCCTACGGCGGCAGCGACGCCGCCGGCCTCGCCGACACGCTCGTCTCGGATCTGGGCCTGACGGGCGTGGCCTTCACCAACGTGCGCAACGGGTGCGCGACCGGCGGCAGCGCGCTGACGTCGGCGATGCTCGCCGTGCGCTCGGGCGCCGCCTCCGTCGCGCTGGCCGTCGGCTTCGACGAGCACCCGCCGGGCGCGTTCGCACCGGAGCCCCAGGAGTGGGGCCTGCCGGAGGCGTACGGCGCCGCGGGCCTGATGGTGACCACCCAGTTCTTCGGCGCGAAGATCGCGCGCTACCTGCACGACTTCGACATCTCCCGCGACGCGCTCGCGGCGGTGGCCGAGAAGGCGTACCGCAACGGTGCGCTCAACCCGCGCGCGTGGCGCCGGGAGCCGCGCACGGCCGCGGAGATCCTCGCGGCGCCGATGGTCAACGACCCGCTGACCAAGCTGATGTTCTGCACGCCCGGCCAGGGCGGGGCGGCCGTCGTGGTCGCCGACCGGGCGACCGCCGCTCGGCTGGGCGGCCCGTCGGTCCGGATCCGCTCGGTCGCCGTCCGCACCCGCCCGTTCGGCTCCTTCGAGGTGTTCGCGCCGTGGGTCCCCGGTGGGGAGCTGACGTCGGTGACCCGCGACGCGTCGCGGGCGGCGTTCGAGGCCGCCGGCGTCGGGGCTGCCGACATCGACGTCGTCCAGGTCCAGGACACCGAGAGCGGCGCCGAGATCATGCACCTCGCGGAGTGCGGCTTCTGCGACGACGGCGAGCAGGAGCGCCTGTTGGCCGACGGCGACACCGAGATCTCCGGCCGGCTGCCGGTGAACACCGACGGTGGCTGCCTCGCGAACGGCGAGCCGATCGGCGCATCGGGTCTGCGCCAGGTGATCGAGGTGGTCGAGCAGCTGCGCGGCCGGTGCGGCGACCGGCAGGTGCCGGGCGAGCCGCGACTGGGCTTCACCCACGTCTACGGCGCTCCGGGCGTCAGCGCGTGCACCGTGCTGGAGGCGGTCCGATGA
- a CDS encoding IS110 family transposase: MKSASTTPNNTTGRKLPDQLPEELPGELPGELPGELPEELPEELPEELPEEPVNSVTAGVDWASEDHAVSIVNDRGLEIARKSVDHTSPGLRALVKFLGQHGVGEVAIERGDGPVVDALLEADMTVVVISPNRLKNLRSRYGSAGNKDDRFDAYVLADTLRTDRTRLRPLTHNSEATKTLRATVRARRELVKHRVALCNQLRAHLQAAFPGAVGLFSDLDSQISLKFLARFDCQERADWLSVKRLAAWLGSVGYCGRKDPADLFAHLQNAPRGPVGPDGAARAHVTRAMLSVLTEIVEQIATLEAQIAEQLALHADAHIFCSLPRSGTVRAARLLAEIGDVRSRFPDAASLACLAGVAPSTRQSGKHKAVTYRWAVNKELRDAVCDFAGDSRRANPWAAKIYNDAIARGKDHPHATRILARAWLGVIWRCWQDGTTYQPDQHNALQAVLAA; the protein is encoded by the coding sequence GTGAAGTCTGCCAGCACCACCCCGAACAACACCACAGGTAGGAAACTGCCCGACCAGCTGCCTGAGGAGCTGCCTGGGGAGCTGCCTGGGGAGCTGCCTGGGGAGCTGCCTGAGGAGCTGCCTGAGGAGCTGCCTGAGGAGCTGCCTGAGGAGCCCGTCAACAGTGTCACCGCCGGTGTGGACTGGGCCAGCGAGGACCACGCGGTCAGCATCGTCAACGACCGTGGCCTCGAGATCGCCCGCAAGAGCGTCGATCACACCAGCCCCGGACTCCGCGCCCTGGTGAAGTTCCTGGGCCAGCACGGCGTGGGCGAGGTCGCCATCGAGCGCGGCGACGGACCGGTCGTCGACGCCCTGCTCGAGGCGGACATGACCGTGGTCGTGATCAGCCCGAACCGGCTCAAGAACCTGCGCAGCCGCTACGGCTCGGCCGGGAACAAGGACGACCGGTTCGACGCCTACGTCCTGGCCGACACCCTGCGCACCGACCGGACCCGGCTCCGCCCGCTCACCCACAACAGCGAGGCCACCAAGACCCTGCGCGCCACCGTCCGCGCCCGCCGCGAACTGGTCAAGCACCGCGTCGCGCTGTGCAACCAGCTCCGCGCGCACCTGCAGGCCGCGTTCCCCGGCGCGGTCGGGCTCTTCAGTGACTTGGACTCCCAGATCAGCCTGAAGTTCCTGGCCCGCTTCGACTGCCAGGAGCGAGCCGACTGGCTCAGCGTGAAGCGACTGGCTGCCTGGCTTGGCAGTGTCGGCTACTGCGGCCGCAAGGACCCCGCCGACCTGTTCGCGCACCTGCAGAATGCGCCCCGCGGACCGGTCGGTCCCGACGGCGCGGCCCGCGCCCACGTCACCCGCGCCATGCTGAGCGTCCTGACCGAGATCGTCGAGCAGATCGCGACCCTCGAAGCCCAGATCGCCGAACAACTCGCCCTGCACGCCGACGCCCACATCTTCTGCTCCCTGCCCCGCAGCGGCACCGTTCGCGCCGCCCGACTGCTCGCCGAAATCGGCGACGTCCGCAGCCGATTCCCCGACGCCGCGTCCCTGGCCTGCCTGGCCGGCGTCGCGCCCTCGACCCGCCAGTCCGGCAAGCACAAGGCCGTCACCTACCGGTGGGCGGTCAACAAGGAACTCCGCGACGCGGTCTGCGACTTCGCCGGCGACTCCCGCAGAGCCAACCCCTGGGCCGCGAAGATCTACAACGACGCCATCGCACGCGGCAAGGACCATCCCCACGCCACCCGCATCCTGGCCCGCGCCTGGCTCGGCGTCATCTGGCGCTGCTGGCAAGACGGCACCACCTACCAGCCCGACCAACACAACGCGCTCCAAGCCGTTCTCGCGGCCTGA
- a CDS encoding acyl-CoA dehydrogenase family protein has translation MSEPGHEEFLARARAWLADVAPPRPGLDPMLSRPEAIFESWTEAEEREITARGRAYEARKHDAGWGALTWPSEYGGSALPYAYELLFRGLEAEFDLPRRTELFAVTQQLIAPTVEQWGTPEQRRDLVVALLRTDLLACQLFSEPGAGSDLASVRTAAVRDGAGWVLRGQKVWTSGARVADLGVALCRTDPEAPKHAGLTMFVVPMDAPGLEVRPIRQMTGGHSFNEVFLDDVRLGDDARLGPVGAGWKVALTVLASERLDSGSLGLDNADHAIALALRLLADGADGADGADGADGADGADGFEDEAADLIAQAYVQRLVGMQVAAALVSGATPGPEASLGKLLATDTMRRTTRLVRAAAGSRLRSDADAEAWRWHEHLLGAPGYRIAGGTDEIQHNIIAERVLGLPREVRG, from the coding sequence GTGAGCGAGCCCGGACACGAGGAGTTCCTGGCCCGGGCCCGGGCCTGGCTGGCCGACGTCGCGCCACCGCGACCGGGGCTGGACCCGATGCTGTCCCGGCCCGAGGCGATCTTCGAGTCGTGGACCGAGGCGGAGGAGCGCGAGATCACGGCCCGCGGACGCGCCTACGAGGCTCGCAAGCACGACGCCGGATGGGGGGCGCTGACCTGGCCGTCGGAGTACGGCGGCAGCGCCCTGCCCTACGCGTACGAGCTGCTGTTCCGCGGGCTCGAGGCCGAGTTCGACCTGCCGCGACGTACCGAGCTGTTCGCGGTCACCCAGCAGCTCATCGCTCCTACCGTCGAGCAGTGGGGCACTCCCGAGCAGCGCCGCGACCTGGTCGTGGCGCTGCTGCGCACCGACCTGCTGGCCTGTCAGCTCTTCTCGGAGCCAGGAGCGGGGTCGGACCTGGCGTCGGTGCGCACGGCCGCGGTCCGCGACGGCGCGGGATGGGTGCTGCGCGGCCAGAAGGTGTGGACCTCCGGTGCCCGCGTCGCCGACCTCGGCGTCGCGCTGTGCCGCACCGATCCCGAGGCGCCGAAGCACGCGGGGCTGACCATGTTCGTGGTGCCGATGGACGCGCCCGGCCTGGAGGTCCGCCCGATCCGGCAGATGACCGGCGGGCACTCCTTCAACGAGGTCTTCCTCGACGACGTCCGTCTCGGCGACGACGCCCGGCTCGGCCCGGTGGGCGCGGGATGGAAGGTCGCGTTGACGGTCCTGGCGTCCGAGCGGCTCGACAGCGGGAGCCTGGGCCTCGACAACGCGGACCACGCGATCGCCCTGGCCCTGCGCCTCCTCGCCGACGGGGCCGACGGGGCCGACGGGGCCGACGGGGCCGACGGCGCCGACGGCGCCGACGGCTTCGAGGACGAGGCGGCGGACCTGATCGCGCAGGCCTACGTGCAGCGGCTGGTGGGCATGCAGGTCGCCGCCGCGCTGGTGTCCGGCGCGACACCCGGCCCGGAGGCGTCGCTGGGCAAGCTGCTGGCGACCGACACGATGCGCCGTACCACCCGGCTGGTGCGGGCCGCCGCCGGCTCGCGCCTGCGCTCGGACGCCGATGCCGAGGCCTGGCGCTGGCACGAGCACCTGCTCGGCGCCCCGGGCTACCGGATCGCCGGCGGCACCGACGAGATCCAGCACAACATCATCGCCGAGCGCGTCCTGGGCCTGCCCAGGGAGGTGCGCGGATGA
- a CDS encoding phosphotransferase family protein, with amino-acid sequence MSVTARAEADARLHAHLTSAAAEAFPDAPVGDLETMVGGHSGRTFRVAVGERDLVVKAAQPGRRAVGRHDMLRQATILRALAGTGVPVPEVVLLGTDADPWFAMELLPGEAIEPVLDRPTPPAPLAVERMHRALDLAVGLHALDPRALGLDEAPLGPGAELERWSRTFAVVPPELVPSGPVLLRSLERRVPDGIAPTLVHGDFRLGNLLCQGPEPTGLIDWEIWSIGDPRVEIGWFALFGDGANFPGVGTVVPGLPSPAALVADYAERTGRGADLSWFEALGAFKMATIMAHNLVRHREGRHDDPDQELLPDTIAHLIQVGRHHLESRP; translated from the coding sequence ATGAGCGTCACCGCCCGCGCCGAGGCCGACGCCCGGCTGCACGCCCACCTGACGTCGGCGGCCGCGGAGGCGTTCCCCGACGCCCCCGTCGGCGACCTGGAGACGATGGTCGGAGGCCACTCCGGACGTACCTTCCGCGTCGCCGTGGGGGAGCGCGACCTGGTGGTGAAGGCGGCCCAGCCGGGCCGGCGCGCCGTCGGGCGCCACGACATGCTGCGCCAGGCCACGATCCTGCGCGCCCTGGCAGGCACGGGAGTCCCGGTGCCCGAGGTCGTCCTGCTCGGCACGGACGCCGATCCGTGGTTCGCGATGGAGCTGCTCCCGGGCGAGGCGATCGAGCCGGTCCTCGACAGGCCGACCCCGCCCGCGCCGCTCGCGGTGGAGCGGATGCACCGCGCCCTCGACCTGGCCGTCGGGCTGCACGCCCTGGATCCGCGCGCCCTCGGCCTCGACGAGGCGCCGCTGGGCCCCGGCGCGGAGCTGGAGCGCTGGTCGCGCACCTTCGCCGTCGTGCCGCCCGAGCTGGTCCCGTCCGGTCCGGTGCTGCTGAGGTCGCTCGAGCGGCGGGTCCCGGACGGGATCGCCCCCACGCTGGTGCACGGAGACTTCCGCCTCGGCAACCTGCTGTGCCAGGGCCCGGAGCCGACCGGCCTCATCGACTGGGAGATCTGGAGCATCGGCGACCCGCGCGTCGAGATCGGCTGGTTCGCCCTCTTCGGGGACGGAGCGAACTTCCCCGGCGTCGGCACCGTCGTCCCCGGTCTGCCGTCGCCGGCGGCGCTGGTCGCCGACTACGCCGAGCGCACCGGCCGCGGCGCGGACCTGTCCTGGTTCGAGGCGCTGGGCGCCTTCAAGATGGCCACGATCATGGCCCACAATCTGGTCCGGCACCGCGAGGGACGCCACGACGACCCCGACCAGGAGCTCCTGCCGGACACCATCGCCCACCTGATCCAGGTCGGGCGCCACCATCTCGAGTCACGCCCCTGA
- a CDS encoding acyl-CoA dehydrogenase family protein: MAECVYPAEQVYDAQQAANENPHEQPAVMRELQAEARRRGLWNLFMTHGEHGAGLTNLEYAPMMEVLGTSIIGPETANCSAPDTGNMELLAMYGSEEQKAQWLEPLLAGRIRSAFAMTEPAVASSDARNIASTITRDGEHYVLNGRKWYTSGVLDPDCRLIIFMGVSDPDAETYRQQSMILVPRDTPGITVLRDLPMLGYTDRLGHGDVLFEDVRVPVANMLSEQGSGFALAQGRLGPGRMHYGMRAIGFAERALSLMCARAESRVAFGGPLADRGVVREWIARSRIEIERSRLLVLKAAWLMDTAGNAAARSEVAAIKVDAMETAHRVVDRAIQVHGAAGISDDTVLSRLYAITRALQIADGPNEVHLRTIGRLELSRRREADAALVGAGRGTKEERA, encoded by the coding sequence ATGGCCGAGTGCGTCTACCCCGCAGAGCAGGTGTACGACGCCCAGCAGGCCGCCAACGAGAACCCGCACGAGCAGCCCGCCGTCATGCGCGAGCTCCAGGCCGAGGCCCGGCGTCGCGGCCTGTGGAACCTCTTCATGACCCACGGTGAGCACGGGGCCGGACTCACCAACCTCGAGTACGCCCCGATGATGGAGGTGCTGGGCACCTCGATCATCGGGCCGGAGACGGCCAACTGCTCGGCGCCCGACACCGGCAACATGGAGCTCCTCGCCATGTACGGCAGCGAGGAGCAGAAGGCGCAGTGGCTCGAGCCGTTGCTCGCGGGGCGGATCCGGTCGGCGTTCGCGATGACCGAGCCCGCCGTCGCCAGCTCCGACGCCCGCAACATCGCCTCGACCATCACGCGCGACGGCGAGCACTACGTGCTCAACGGACGCAAGTGGTACACCTCCGGCGTCCTCGACCCCGACTGCCGGCTGATCATCTTCATGGGCGTGAGCGATCCCGACGCGGAGACCTACCGCCAGCAGAGCATGATCCTGGTGCCGCGCGACACCCCCGGCATCACCGTCCTGCGCGACCTGCCGATGCTCGGCTACACCGACCGGCTGGGCCACGGCGACGTCCTCTTCGAGGACGTCCGGGTCCCGGTCGCCAACATGCTCAGCGAGCAGGGGTCGGGATTCGCGCTGGCCCAGGGCCGCCTCGGTCCGGGGCGGATGCACTACGGCATGCGCGCCATCGGCTTCGCGGAGCGGGCGCTCTCCTTGATGTGCGCCCGCGCGGAGAGCCGGGTCGCGTTCGGCGGGCCGCTGGCCGATCGCGGCGTCGTGCGGGAGTGGATCGCCCGCAGCCGGATCGAGATCGAGCGGTCGCGGCTGCTGGTGCTCAAGGCGGCCTGGCTCATGGACACCGCGGGCAACGCGGCCGCGCGCAGCGAGGTCGCGGCGATCAAGGTCGACGCGATGGAGACCGCGCACCGCGTCGTGGACCGGGCCATCCAGGTGCACGGCGCCGCCGGGATCAGCGACGACACCGTGCTCTCGCGGCTCTACGCCATCACCCGGGCGCTGCAGATCGCCGACGGACCCAACGAGGTCCACCTGCGCACGATCGGGCGCCTGGAGCTGAGCCGGCGGCGTGAGGCCGACGCGGCGCTGGTCGGAGCGGGCCGTGGTACGAAGGAGGAGCGGGCGTGA
- a CDS encoding SDR family oxidoreductase, with protein sequence MSEQTSAAGTSPSYGSMEGQVAVVTGGSRGIGYGIAARFRAAGADVVITARKENALRDAAERLTAEVAGPGRVLPLVAHAGDSAAADACFAEVRAELGAVTTLVNNAATNPYFGPLLGLDEARALKTVQVNQYGLVTWTRSAVEVGGLGAPDAPVGAVVNIASIGGRIVDPGIGWYNATKAAMLLLTRQLAWELGPRIRVNAIAPGVVATELAAEVVRARREVLEAQLPLRRLGTPEDIGHAALFLATELSGWMTGQAIVLDGGALALPIAVEDGATS encoded by the coding sequence GTGAGCGAGCAGACGAGCGCGGCGGGCACGTCGCCGTCGTACGGTTCGATGGAGGGCCAGGTGGCGGTCGTCACCGGCGGCTCGCGCGGCATCGGCTACGGCATCGCGGCCCGGTTCCGCGCCGCCGGCGCGGACGTGGTCATCACAGCACGCAAGGAGAACGCGCTGCGCGACGCGGCCGAGCGCCTGACGGCCGAGGTCGCGGGGCCGGGGCGGGTGCTGCCGTTGGTGGCCCACGCCGGCGACTCGGCGGCGGCCGACGCGTGCTTCGCCGAGGTCCGCGCCGAGCTGGGAGCGGTCACGACGCTGGTCAACAACGCAGCCACCAACCCCTACTTCGGGCCGTTGCTGGGCCTCGACGAGGCGCGCGCGCTGAAGACCGTGCAGGTCAACCAGTACGGCCTGGTCACCTGGACCCGCAGTGCGGTGGAGGTCGGCGGGCTGGGCGCACCGGACGCGCCGGTCGGCGCGGTCGTCAACATCGCCTCGATCGGGGGCAGGATCGTCGACCCCGGGATCGGCTGGTACAACGCCACCAAGGCCGCCATGCTGCTGCTCACCCGGCAGCTGGCGTGGGAGCTCGGCCCGCGGATCAGGGTCAACGCGATCGCCCCCGGCGTCGTCGCCACCGAGCTCGCCGCGGAGGTGGTCCGGGCGCGCCGCGAGGTCCTCGAGGCCCAGCTGCCGCTGCGCCGGCTGGGCACGCCGGAGGACATCGGGCACGCGGCGCTGTTCCTGGCGACCGAGCTGTCCGGCTGGATGACGGGTCAGGCCATCGTGCTCGACGGTGGGGCGCTGGCTCTGCCGATCGCGGTGGAGGACGGAGCGACCTCGTGA
- a CDS encoding acyl-CoA dehydrogenase family protein → MSGRAWAPHVDPAALVEDDDLAALGATLRAALAAYPGGERVRERADDPAIDEPAFDERAWRMLADELGLAGVAAPPDADGLGLGLAGATTCLVETGRALSGTPALGVLLAGLLLAESERLGAGSDEQWAESRWTLPATCLDQSLAIEDAGARVSGTLHHVFDLAGVDRLVVRAGTPDVPVLALVALDAAGLRDQRHRSLDLTRDYRTLHLDAVPARVLLRGEPARRAVTRLRTAAVAAVAADQLGVADRALDAVREYVGVREQFGRPIGSFQAIKHRVADLLVAVERARAAVRAAAVAWDAGSDAPEADLAAAVAGLTATEAALLATEEAVQLHGGIGFTWEHDAHLWYRRALDDEALQGGVRRCRARVVSATRAVVPA, encoded by the coding sequence GTGAGTGGCCGGGCGTGGGCACCGCACGTCGACCCGGCCGCCCTCGTCGAGGACGACGACCTGGCCGCGCTGGGCGCGACCCTGCGCGCCGCGCTCGCCGCGTACCCCGGTGGCGAGCGGGTCCGAGAGCGCGCCGACGACCCGGCGATCGACGAGCCGGCCTTCGACGAGCGGGCGTGGCGGATGCTGGCCGACGAGCTGGGCCTGGCCGGCGTGGCCGCGCCCCCCGATGCCGACGGGCTCGGCCTGGGCCTGGCCGGTGCGACCACCTGCCTGGTCGAGACCGGCCGGGCGCTGTCCGGGACGCCCGCGCTCGGTGTCCTCCTCGCCGGCCTGCTGCTGGCGGAGAGCGAGCGGCTGGGCGCCGGGAGCGACGAGCAGTGGGCCGAGTCGCGGTGGACGCTGCCGGCGACCTGCCTCGACCAGTCGCTCGCGATCGAGGACGCCGGTGCGCGGGTGTCCGGGACGCTGCACCACGTCTTCGACCTCGCCGGCGTCGACCGTCTGGTCGTGCGCGCCGGGACCCCGGACGTACCGGTGCTGGCCCTGGTCGCGCTCGACGCCGCCGGTCTGCGGGACCAGCGCCACCGGTCGCTGGACCTGACCCGCGACTACCGGACCCTGCACCTCGACGCCGTCCCGGCGCGGGTCCTGCTGAGGGGCGAGCCGGCCCGCCGCGCGGTCACCCGGCTCCGGACGGCGGCGGTGGCCGCGGTCGCGGCCGACCAGCTCGGTGTCGCGGACCGCGCGCTGGACGCCGTGCGGGAGTACGTCGGCGTCCGCGAGCAGTTCGGCCGACCGATCGGCTCCTTCCAGGCGATCAAGCACCGGGTCGCTGATCTCCTGGTCGCGGTCGAGCGGGCCCGGGCCGCGGTGCGGGCGGCGGCGGTCGCCTGGGACGCCGGGTCCGACGCGCCGGAGGCGGACCTCGCCGCGGCGGTGGCGGGCCTGACCGCGACCGAGGCGGCTCTGCTCGCCACGGAGGAGGCCGTCCAGCTGCACGGCGGCATCGGGTTCACCTGGGAGCACGACGCGCACCTGTGGTACCGCCGCGCGCTCGACGACGAGGCCCTGCAGGGCGGGGTACGCCGCTGCCGCGCGCGCGTGGTCTCAGCGACGCGAGCCGTGGTGCCGGCGTGA